A single region of the Vicia villosa cultivar HV-30 ecotype Madison, WI linkage group LG4, Vvil1.0, whole genome shotgun sequence genome encodes:
- the LOC131594332 gene encoding leucine-rich repeat extensin-like protein 4: MRRKQHYSNPSCVFVLLFSFFLGLTTLLPSVVSSYHVSDGSLTEAETMYIKHRQLLYYRDEFGDRGENVTVDPSLVFQNDRIKNAYVALQAWKQAILSDPNNCTVDWVGSNVCKYSNVFCAPALDNRQIQTVAGIDLNHCDIAGYLPEELGLLTDLALFHVNTNRFCGTVPHKFEKLKILFELDLSNNRFAGKFPEVVLRLPLLKFLDLRFNEFEGTVPKALFDKDLDAIFINHNRFVFDLPDNFGNSPVSVIVLANNRFHGCFPAGIGNMTNLNEIIAMNNGLQSCLPAEIGLLKNLTVFDVSFNKLLGPLPAAIGNAVGLEQLNVAHNMLSGQIPESICKLPNLENFTYSYNFFSGEPPRCLGLPAFDDERNCLPARKNQRSARECKSFLSHPIDCSSFRCKAFVPSLPSPPPSPPVVVIPQSPPPPVLSPPPPPPVIIPPPSPVFSPPPPVLSPPPPPPPVFSPPPPPPPVYSPPPPPPSPPPPSPPPPPPPVYSPPPPPPSPPPPSPPPPPPPVYSPPPPPPSPSPPPPSPPPPVYLPPPPPPPPPPPPPPVNSPPPPSPSPPYCVRSPPPPPPNSPPPPPPPAPVFSPPPPVPYYYSSPPPPPSQSPPPPPHSPPPPPHSPPPPHSPPPPVYQYLSPPPPPPVHSPPPPVHSPPPPSPPPCIEPPPPPPSPPPCEEQSPPPPPYQTPYLPPPSPSPPPVYSSPPPAPVYASPPPPTPVYSSPPPPVHYESPPPPSPVYSSPPPPIQYNSPPPPTPVYEGPLPPVFGVSYASPPPPPFY, from the coding sequence ATGAGGAGAAAACAGCATTATTCGAATCCGTCGTGTGTTTTTGTTCTCCTCTTTTCATTCTTCCTAGGTTTAACCACACTACTCCCTTCTGTTGTTTCATCGTATCATGTCTCAGATGGGTCCCTCACGGAAGCCGAAACGATGTACATCAAACATCGACAACTTCTTTACTACAGAGACGAGTTCGGTGATAGAGGTGAAAATGTTACGGTGGATCCATCTCTAGTTTTTCAAAACGACCGCATCAAAAACGCTTACGTGGCGTTACAAGCTTGGAAACAAGCTATTCTTTCTGATCCAAACAATTGCACCGTTGATTGGGTGGGTTCCAATGTGTGCAAGTACAGTAATGTTTTCTGTGCACCCGCATTGGATAACCGTCAGATCCAAACGGTCGCCGGAATCGATCTAAATCACTGTGATATCGCCGGATATTTGCCGGAGGAGCTTGGTTTGTTAACCGATCTTGCTCTTTTCCATGTGAATACCAACAGATTCTGTGGAACGGTTCCTCATAAATTCGAGAAGCTGAAAATCTTGTTCGAGTTGGATCTCAGTAATAACCGCTTCGCCGGGAAGTTCCCGGAGGTTGTTCTCCGGTTACCGTTGTTGAAGTTTCTAGATCTGAGATTTAATGAGTTTGAAGGTACGGTTCCCAAGGCGCTTTTTGATAAAGATTTGGACGCGATTTTCATCAATCATAATCGGTTTGTGTTCGATTTGCCGGATAATTTCGGTAATTCGCCGGTTTCGGTTATCGTTCTGGCGAATAACCGTTTTCACGGTTGTTTTCCGGCGGGGATTGGAAACATGACGAATTTGAACGAGATTATTGCGATGAACAACGGTTTGCAGTCGTGTTTGCCGGCGGAGATAGGGTTGTTGAAGAATTTGACGGTGTTTGATGTTAGTTTTAACAAATTGTTGGGGCCGTTGCCGGCGGCGATTGGGAATGCGGTGGGGTTGGAACAGTTGAACGTGGCGCATAATATGCTTTCTGGTCAGATTCCGGAGAGTATTTGTAAGTTGCCGAATTTGGAGAACTTTACTTACTCGTATAATTTCTTTTCCGGCGAACCGCCACGGTGTTTGGGTTTACCGGCTTTTGATGATGAACGGAACTGTTTGCCGGCGAGAAAGAATCAACGGTCGGCGAGGGAATGTAAGTCGTTTTTGTCTCACCCTATTGATTGCAGCTCTTTTAGGTGTAAAGCTTTTGTTCCTTCTTTGCCTTCACCACCACCTTCTCCACCTGTTGTTGTTATTCCACAATCTCCTCCTCCACCGGTGCTttctccaccaccaccaccaccggtTATTATCCCTCCACCTTCGCCTGTGTTTTCACCACCTCCACCAGTATTAtcaccaccacctccacctccgCCTGTGTTTtcaccaccacctccacctccaccAGTATAttcgccacctcctcctcctccctcACCGCCTCCCCCTTCACCTCCACCACCACCTCCTCCAGTTTATTCACCACCCCCGCCTCcaccatcaccaccaccaccttctccaccaccaccacctccaccagTGTATTctccaccaccacctccacccTCACCTTCACCCCCACCACCGTCACCACCTCCTCCAGTTTATCTACcacctccaccaccaccaccaccaccaccgccaCCTCCTCCAGTTAACTCACCACCACCACCAAGTCCTTCACCACCCTATTGTGTTAGGTCTCCGCCACCTCCACCACCCAATTCACCACCTCCACCACCTCCACCAGCTCCTGTATTCTCCCCACCACCGCCTGTACCTTACTATTATAGCTCACCGCCTCCACCACCATCTCAGTCACCTCCACCACCTCCTCATTCGCCTCCACCACCACCTCATTCGCCTCCCCCACCGCACTCTCCTCCACCACCTGTTTATCAATATTTATCACCTCCACCACCTCCTCCAGTTCACTCACCACCACCCCCAGTCCattcaccaccaccaccatctCCACCACCTTGTATAGAACCCCCACCACCACCTCCATCACCTCCTCCTTGTGAAGAAcaatcaccaccaccaccaccctaTCAAACACCTTATCTCCCACCACCATCCCCATCACCACCACCAGTCTATTCCTCCCCTCCTCCAGCACCAGTTTATGCCTCTCCACCACCACCAACACCAGTCTATTCATCACCTCCACCACCAGTTCATTACGAATCACCACCACCGCCATCACCAGTCTATTCTTCACCTCCACCACCAATTCAATACAAttcaccaccaccaccaacacCTGTATATGAAGGGCCATTACCACCAGTCTTTGGAGTCTCGTATGCATCACCGCCACCACCACccttttattaa